A genomic region of Rhodococcus oxybenzonivorans contains the following coding sequences:
- a CDS encoding LysR family transcriptional regulator: MDLRALRYFIFIAEEGSVHAGARRAMVAQPALTVALKKLEREIGTALFERSHRGVTLTAAGSNLLPHARYLLKYAEDARTEVQLSSGEAVLTFTVGCLLGRVSAAELTGPILDTFQRLNPGVHVRVRELNFADQFDSVLEGIVDVALVRSPFEHPDLAFKSLFSDPTVLVTSPDHPLAREPEVPIQVVMDEPVLEVVRAPRVWRNFWNLSELGNGENRLVPTNAVCLVDYTLDVLRHSTVNLMGESGWRLGGLGEPTACAIRVVDAPRNVAGIGYLRGNDDPLVESFIATATAVAEQLISLVPNATLS, encoded by the coding sequence ATGGACCTGCGCGCGCTTCGGTACTTCATTTTCATTGCTGAAGAAGGTAGCGTTCACGCTGGTGCGAGGCGCGCGATGGTGGCGCAACCGGCTCTCACTGTCGCGCTCAAGAAACTCGAGCGCGAGATCGGCACAGCGTTGTTCGAACGTTCTCACCGCGGCGTCACGCTGACCGCGGCCGGGTCCAATCTCCTGCCTCATGCTCGTTACCTCCTCAAGTACGCCGAGGATGCAAGAACCGAGGTTCAGCTGAGCAGCGGGGAAGCGGTGCTGACCTTCACCGTGGGATGTCTCCTGGGGAGGGTATCTGCTGCCGAGCTGACCGGTCCGATTCTGGATACATTCCAAAGGTTGAACCCCGGTGTGCATGTCCGCGTCCGCGAGTTGAACTTCGCGGATCAGTTCGATTCCGTGCTCGAGGGCATCGTGGACGTTGCGCTTGTTCGTTCGCCTTTCGAGCATCCTGACCTGGCGTTCAAGTCCCTGTTCAGCGATCCCACGGTGCTGGTGACCAGTCCTGACCATCCGCTGGCACGGGAGCCGGAAGTACCGATACAGGTGGTGATGGATGAGCCGGTACTCGAGGTTGTTCGAGCTCCGCGGGTGTGGCGGAACTTTTGGAATCTCAGCGAGCTTGGCAACGGCGAGAACCGATTGGTTCCGACCAACGCGGTGTGTTTGGTCGACTACACCCTGGACGTCCTGCGTCATTCCACTGTAAATCTGATGGGAGAAAGCGGTTGGCGTCTGGGTGGGCTCGGCGAGCCGACCGCATGCGCGATTCGGGTCGTCGACGCACCTCGCAATGTGGCGGGCATCGGTTATCTGCGTGGCAATGACGATCCGTTGGTCGAATCGTTCATCGCTACCGCTACTGCGGTTGCCGAGCAGCTCATTTCGCTTGTTCCCAACGCAACTTTGTCTTGA
- a CDS encoding beta-ketoacyl synthase N-terminal-like domain-containing protein — MGQVLTAAAGQIPARKAAVAAGIPMNVPALTINKVCLPGISAIAMADQPIRAGEFDVVVAGGQESISQAQHMLEKRRAGFKYGDVTLRDHMAFDGCTASSPTGRWAT, encoded by the coding sequence ATGGGCCAGGTTCTCACCGCCGCTGCCGGCCAGATCCCCGCACGCAAGGCAGCTGTGGCCGCGGGTATCCCGATGAACGTGCCCGCCCTGACCATCAACAAGGTGTGTCTGCCCGGCATCAGTGCCATCGCGATGGCAGACCAGCCCATCCGGGCGGGGGAGTTCGACGTCGTCGTCGCCGGTGGCCAGGAGTCGATCAGCCAGGCCCAGCACATGCTCGAGAAACGCCGCGCCGGCTTCAAGTACGGCGACGTCACGTTGCGCGATCACATGGCGTTCGACGGCTGCACGGCATCTTCACCGACCGGGCGATGGGCAACCTGA
- a CDS encoding flavin-containing monooxygenase, which produces MNTSTTSPSVVETSSSDDGTAPTHYDTVVIGAGFGGLRMLHEARKLGLSVKVLEAGSDVGGTWYWNRYPGARTDTEAWAYIMSFSEELKTDWVWSERYPAQAEVERYLKYVTERFDMRRDIQFHTRVTSAVYDEAANLWTIITEAGQSFTCTYFVSASGVLSAPLDPPFPGLDSFTGQWYQTSRWPKEPVDFTGKRVAVVGTGATAVQVIPEVASTAAQLTVFQRTPNYVIPGRNHAISEGQQAEAQRDHSEIGRKCREQVFAFPMNAAGRTMDDVTPEQAQTILEAGWEIGGFRFVFETFDDLFISEESNETAAEFIRNKIRTIVQDPETAELLCPSYPLFSKRPPLGHFFYETMNRENVNLVDVSDNPIQEVTPHGMRTGTDEYEFDVIIFALGFDAGTGALASIDVRGTGGQTLTEKWADGPRTYLGIGVDGFPNMFMISGPQSPIANIPVIVDNTVGWIGRLITHMRDNGYDRMESTAEACAQWQEMCNAVLDATVLANEDVGSYFFGANVPGKPRASIFFFGGAPGYFQQCQEVADNDFKGIDFSTTPSVGSANEQAQMA; this is translated from the coding sequence ATGAACACGTCTACCACTTCCCCGTCGGTTGTCGAGACATCCTCGTCCGACGACGGTACGGCCCCTACCCACTACGACACGGTGGTGATCGGGGCGGGATTCGGCGGCCTACGGATGCTGCACGAGGCGCGCAAGTTAGGCCTGTCGGTCAAGGTGCTCGAGGCCGGCTCCGACGTCGGCGGGACCTGGTACTGGAACCGCTACCCCGGCGCACGTACCGATACCGAGGCCTGGGCCTACATCATGAGCTTCTCCGAGGAACTCAAGACCGACTGGGTGTGGTCGGAACGCTACCCCGCACAAGCTGAGGTGGAACGGTACCTGAAGTACGTGACCGAACGTTTCGACATGCGCCGCGACATTCAGTTCCACACTCGGGTCACTTCCGCGGTATACGACGAGGCAGCGAATCTGTGGACGATCATCACCGAAGCGGGCCAGTCGTTCACCTGCACCTACTTCGTCAGCGCCAGTGGTGTGCTCAGTGCCCCCCTGGACCCGCCGTTCCCTGGACTGGACTCTTTCACTGGTCAGTGGTACCAGACATCGCGTTGGCCGAAGGAGCCGGTGGACTTCACCGGCAAACGAGTCGCGGTGGTCGGGACCGGGGCGACCGCAGTCCAGGTGATCCCGGAGGTGGCGAGCACCGCAGCCCAACTCACGGTGTTTCAGCGCACCCCGAACTACGTCATCCCGGGCCGCAATCACGCGATCTCCGAGGGGCAGCAAGCTGAGGCCCAACGTGACCACAGCGAGATCGGCCGGAAGTGCCGTGAGCAGGTGTTCGCGTTTCCGATGAACGCTGCTGGGCGCACCATGGACGACGTCACTCCCGAACAGGCGCAGACGATTCTCGAGGCCGGCTGGGAGATCGGCGGATTCCGATTCGTCTTCGAAACATTCGATGACCTTTTCATCAGCGAGGAATCCAACGAGACCGCCGCGGAATTCATCCGCAACAAGATTCGCACCATCGTTCAGGACCCTGAGACCGCTGAGCTGCTGTGCCCGTCCTACCCGCTGTTCTCCAAACGGCCGCCGCTGGGGCACTTCTTCTACGAAACCATGAACCGGGAGAACGTCAACCTCGTCGACGTCAGCGACAACCCCATCCAGGAGGTAACGCCACACGGAATGCGTACGGGCACCGATGAGTACGAGTTCGACGTCATCATCTTCGCGCTCGGTTTCGATGCCGGCACCGGCGCGCTGGCGAGTATCGATGTGCGCGGCACCGGCGGGCAGACGCTCACCGAGAAATGGGCGGACGGCCCGAGAACCTACTTGGGTATCGGTGTGGACGGGTTCCCGAACATGTTCATGATCTCCGGTCCGCAGTCGCCGATCGCGAACATCCCGGTGATCGTCGACAACACCGTCGGCTGGATCGGTCGGCTCATCACGCATATGCGCGACAACGGATACGACCGGATGGAGTCGACAGCCGAGGCCTGCGCTCAGTGGCAAGAGATGTGCAACGCGGTGCTGGATGCCACGGTCCTGGCCAACGAGGACGTGGGATCCTACTTCTTCGGCGCGAATGTTCCGGGCAAACCGCGCGCCTCCATATTCTTCTTCGGTGGCGCTCCCGGATACTTTCAGCAATGCCAGGAGGTCGCCGACAACGACTTCAAGGGCATCGATTTCAGCACGACTCCAAGCGTCGGCTCCGCGAACGAACAAGCGCAGATGGCCTGA
- a CDS encoding alpha/beta hydrolase yields the protein MPLTAQNAEFLQSLADAGAQPFHTMEPVQCRQAFDALLLSMPATTATVADISDSTIPGPGGDLAVRVYTPDGPGPFPALLYLHGGGWVIGSLDANNNLCTELSARAEAVVIAVDYRKAPEAKFPAGSDDCMEALRWIAGNAQQLNIDPARIAVGGDSAGANLSAVTAQRTRDEGGPRLCGQLLFYPMVRLAGGPTASMLANAEGPLLSRTDIEYFVNHYVGKGVEARHPYCSPLLADSFADLAPALVQTAEFDPLLDDGEDYARALKDAGNDVVLTRYDGAFHGMLCFPTALDQSKEMLAEAIDWLRKRFADN from the coding sequence ATGCCCCTTACAGCTCAGAACGCCGAGTTTCTGCAGTCGCTTGCCGACGCTGGAGCCCAGCCGTTCCACACGATGGAGCCGGTTCAGTGTCGGCAGGCCTTCGACGCACTGCTCCTGAGTATGCCGGCCACGACCGCTACCGTCGCAGATATCTCCGACTCCACAATTCCGGGGCCGGGCGGAGACCTTGCGGTTCGCGTCTACACCCCTGACGGTCCTGGCCCGTTCCCTGCGCTGCTTTACCTGCATGGTGGGGGCTGGGTGATCGGAAGTCTGGACGCCAACAACAACCTCTGCACCGAGCTCAGCGCCCGGGCAGAGGCAGTGGTGATCGCTGTCGATTACCGCAAAGCGCCTGAGGCAAAGTTTCCCGCCGGAAGTGACGACTGCATGGAGGCTCTTCGCTGGATCGCAGGCAACGCACAGCAGCTCAATATCGACCCCGCACGCATCGCCGTGGGCGGAGACAGTGCAGGCGCCAATCTTTCGGCGGTAACGGCGCAGCGGACGCGGGACGAGGGGGGGCCCCGGCTGTGCGGTCAACTCCTCTTCTACCCGATGGTCAGGCTCGCGGGCGGACCGACTGCCTCCATGTTGGCCAATGCTGAGGGGCCGCTGCTCTCGCGCACGGACATCGAATACTTCGTCAACCATTACGTCGGAAAGGGAGTCGAAGCACGGCATCCCTACTGCTCGCCGTTGTTGGCAGATTCATTCGCGGATCTGGCGCCCGCGCTCGTACAAACCGCTGAGTTCGACCCCCTGCTCGACGACGGTGAGGACTACGCCAGAGCCTTGAAGGATGCTGGCAATGACGTCGTCCTTACACGTTACGACGGTGCATTTCACGGGATGCTCTGTTTCCCGACAGCTCTGGACCAAAGTAAAGAAATGCTAGCTGAGGCAATCGACTGGCTCCGTAAACGCTTCGCAGACAACTGA
- a CDS encoding VOC family protein, with the protein MMKYHHIAVFVSDADESLKLYRDVLGFKVVVDTTLPDHPEGPFFDQQTLDDIFKVKDAKSRMVLLTPPEADGTFLEFQQPINPPVERKPRETLRYGHTGISELGFEVTDIDDWFKKIKNAGYETQTDYVWEAGGIVRSFLFYDPDGNMVQICENLVDLKEALA; encoded by the coding sequence ATGATGAAATACCACCACATCGCGGTCTTTGTCAGTGACGCGGACGAGTCGCTCAAGCTCTACCGGGATGTACTCGGGTTCAAGGTTGTCGTCGATACGACTCTTCCGGACCACCCGGAGGGCCCGTTCTTCGACCAGCAAACCTTGGACGATATCTTCAAGGTTAAGGACGCGAAGTCGCGCATGGTGCTACTGACACCGCCCGAGGCGGACGGTACCTTCCTCGAGTTTCAGCAGCCGATCAATCCGCCGGTCGAGCGCAAGCCGAGGGAGACGCTCAGGTACGGCCACACCGGAATCTCCGAGCTGGGCTTCGAAGTCACCGACATCGACGACTGGTTCAAGAAGATCAAGAACGCAGGCTACGAGACGCAGACTGACTATGTGTGGGAGGCAGGAGGTATCGTACGCTCGTTCCTTTTCTATGACCCTGACGGCAACATGGTGCAGATCTGCGAGAACCTAGTCGACCTGAAGGAAGCCCTCGCCTAA
- a CDS encoding aldehyde dehydrogenase family protein codes for MLSTEAPVLALPTEFPMTIGGRSVTVQDTAPVYNPATTEVIAHVPVASSDQLDEAVAAAQAAFPEWSATPLAERQAVVSAIGDRLEAHAEEFLALLTAEQGKPRPMAEWEVYGSIAWFREIAKQSLPEEVLEDTADRLVISRHTPLGVVGAIVPWNFPILLAVWKIAPALVAGNTIIVKPSPFTPLCDLKLVELVQDLLPAGVLSAVSGDDELGKWITAHPGIAKIAFTGSTETGKHVMRSAAGTLKRVTLELGGNDPAIVLPDVDPAKVAPQIFWAAFQNNAQFCNAAKRIYIHDDVYEAVRDELVAYARTVVVGDGADAETQLGPIQNLPQLQKVQEYFDDCTANGYTFALGGQIDSDADGWFVPVTLVDNPPEDSRLVVEEPFGPILPLLRWREESDVIARANNTVWGLGATVWGEDLEAIDRIGRQLEAGTVWLNEVHQYSPHQVFGGHKQSGIGAENSLHGLAEYTNHQTITLNKVPGAVS; via the coding sequence ATGTTGTCTACCGAAGCACCTGTCCTCGCCCTCCCGACAGAATTCCCGATGACGATCGGCGGCCGGTCGGTGACCGTGCAGGACACGGCGCCGGTGTACAACCCGGCGACCACCGAGGTGATTGCCCACGTGCCCGTTGCGAGCTCTGACCAACTCGACGAGGCCGTCGCAGCCGCTCAGGCCGCGTTCCCCGAATGGTCGGCCACACCGCTCGCCGAACGCCAGGCCGTCGTCTCGGCGATCGGTGATCGGCTCGAAGCACACGCCGAAGAGTTCTTGGCACTGCTGACTGCCGAGCAGGGCAAGCCGCGTCCGATGGCCGAATGGGAGGTCTACGGTTCGATCGCATGGTTCCGCGAAATTGCGAAGCAGTCCTTGCCCGAGGAGGTCCTCGAGGACACCGCGGACCGTCTGGTGATCAGCCGGCACACGCCGCTCGGGGTAGTTGGTGCCATCGTGCCGTGGAACTTCCCGATCCTGCTGGCGGTGTGGAAGATCGCCCCCGCCCTGGTGGCCGGGAACACCATCATCGTCAAGCCGTCCCCCTTCACCCCCCTGTGTGACCTCAAGCTCGTCGAGCTGGTGCAGGATCTGCTTCCCGCAGGTGTGCTGAGTGCGGTCAGCGGTGACGACGAACTCGGCAAGTGGATCACGGCGCACCCGGGCATCGCGAAGATCGCGTTCACCGGCAGCACCGAAACGGGCAAGCATGTAATGCGTTCCGCTGCCGGCACTCTCAAACGAGTCACTCTCGAGCTCGGCGGTAACGATCCGGCGATCGTCCTCCCGGACGTCGACCCGGCGAAGGTCGCCCCCCAAATTTTCTGGGCGGCGTTCCAGAACAATGCCCAGTTCTGCAACGCTGCCAAGCGCATCTACATCCATGACGATGTCTACGAGGCCGTGCGTGATGAGCTGGTCGCGTACGCGCGAACCGTGGTCGTGGGCGACGGCGCCGACGCAGAGACCCAGTTGGGTCCGATTCAGAACCTGCCCCAGCTGCAGAAGGTGCAGGAGTACTTCGACGACTGCACCGCCAACGGTTACACCTTCGCCCTCGGCGGACAGATCGACTCGGACGCCGACGGCTGGTTCGTCCCGGTCACCCTCGTCGACAACCCGCCGGAGGACTCCCGCCTGGTCGTCGAGGAACCCTTCGGTCCGATCCTTCCGCTGCTGCGCTGGAGGGAAGAAAGCGATGTCATCGCCCGGGCCAACAACACCGTCTGGGGCCTGGGTGCCACCGTCTGGGGTGAGGATCTCGAGGCGATCGATCGGATCGGCCGCCAGCTCGAGGCCGGCACCGTGTGGCTCAACGAAGTCCACCAGTACTCCCCGCATCAGGTCTTCGGCGGACACAAGCAGTCCGGCATCGGCGCCGAGAACTCCCTGCACGGACTCGCCGAATACACCAACCACCAGACCATCACTCTGAACAAGGTCCCCGGCGCGGTCTCGTAA
- a CDS encoding NAD(P)-dependent alcohol dehydrogenase produces the protein MKTTAAVLRSAQEPLSLEELDIGELRPREVLVRIVGSGICHTDLGVIATAEADAAPIVLGHEGSGVVTAVGSAVDSVEPGDHVVLSYNFCAECDNCARSLPMHCRDFVPLNLVGARLDGSSVLSSGGEQVRGHFFGQSAWATYAVANEQNCVRVARNLPLELLAPLGCGIQTGAGAVLNTLHPEEGSSIAIFGTGSVGLAALLGAVVAGCGTIIAVDIQPTRLAKATELGATHTINSAEEDVVDRIREITGGVGAQYSVDCIGLANVVRSALECLQSPGVCATVGFQGIPNEISFDQGHLLFGRSLIGVIEGDAIPQEFVTRMIDLYQAGKFPFTELIDTFEFDQINEAIDAVHHGKVTKAVLTFGDRGVHGDSGE, from the coding sequence ATGAAGACCACAGCAGCCGTCCTGCGCTCGGCGCAGGAGCCGTTGTCGCTCGAGGAGCTCGATATCGGCGAGTTGCGCCCACGCGAGGTCTTGGTGCGGATCGTCGGCTCCGGTATCTGCCACACCGACCTCGGGGTGATCGCGACCGCGGAGGCCGACGCGGCCCCGATTGTGCTCGGTCACGAGGGATCCGGAGTCGTCACCGCGGTCGGTTCAGCGGTCGACAGCGTCGAGCCCGGCGACCACGTGGTGCTCTCGTACAACTTCTGCGCCGAGTGCGACAACTGCGCACGTTCACTTCCGATGCACTGCCGGGACTTCGTCCCACTGAACCTGGTCGGTGCACGCCTGGACGGCTCGAGTGTCCTCAGTTCCGGAGGTGAGCAGGTACGCGGACACTTCTTCGGACAGTCCGCGTGGGCGACCTACGCCGTGGCCAACGAGCAGAACTGCGTCCGCGTCGCCCGCAATCTGCCGCTCGAGTTGCTCGCCCCCCTCGGGTGCGGCATCCAGACGGGCGCCGGGGCGGTGCTCAATACTCTTCACCCGGAGGAGGGGTCGTCGATCGCGATCTTCGGGACCGGATCGGTGGGGCTCGCCGCCCTGCTGGGCGCGGTGGTCGCCGGCTGCGGCACAATCATCGCCGTCGACATCCAGCCCACCCGCCTGGCGAAGGCCACCGAGCTCGGTGCCACCCACACCATCAACTCCGCCGAGGAAGACGTGGTCGACCGGATCCGCGAGATCACCGGCGGTGTCGGAGCGCAGTATTCGGTCGACTGCATCGGCCTGGCGAACGTCGTTCGCAGCGCACTGGAATGTCTGCAGTCGCCGGGGGTCTGTGCCACCGTCGGATTCCAGGGCATCCCGAACGAGATTTCCTTCGACCAGGGGCACCTGCTGTTCGGGCGCAGTCTGATCGGCGTCATCGAGGGCGATGCCATCCCGCAGGAGTTCGTCACCCGCATGATCGACCTCTATCAGGCCGGCAAGTTCCCCTTCACCGAGCTGATCGACACCTTCGAGTTCGATCAGATCAACGAGGCGATCGACGCCGTCCACCACGGGAAGGTCACCAAAGCGGTCCTGACTTTCGGCGACCGCGGCGTCCACGGAGATTCCGGTGAGTAG